From Algoriphagus sp. NG3, the proteins below share one genomic window:
- a CDS encoding GNAT family protein, whose protein sequence is MNFQHVILENERIQLRPLSTSDFPALKVLAKDPTLWHYFTYDLSTEEEFENWAVQAMNGARIQFVVIDKLIQKIVGSTAFGNYSERDQRIEIGWTWLGREFHGTGINQAMKLLMLEYCFEKLKLKRVEIKTDVLNVPARKALLKLGAVEEGVLRSHTLLANGRRRDSIYYSVLQEEWDSINKRAGQP, encoded by the coding sequence ATGAATTTCCAACATGTTATCCTTGAAAATGAGCGGATACAGCTCCGCCCCCTTTCCACCTCTGATTTTCCGGCTTTGAAAGTTCTGGCAAAGGATCCTACACTCTGGCATTATTTCACCTATGATCTCAGTACAGAGGAGGAATTTGAAAATTGGGCAGTGCAGGCTATGAATGGTGCTAGGATTCAGTTTGTGGTGATTGATAAATTGATTCAGAAAATTGTAGGCAGTACAGCTTTCGGGAATTATTCCGAACGTGATCAGCGCATAGAAATAGGGTGGACTTGGTTGGGAAGAGAGTTCCATGGCACTGGCATAAACCAGGCAATGAAACTGTTGATGCTTGAATATTGCTTCGAAAAGCTCAAGTTGAAGCGGGTGGAGATCAAAACGGATGTGCTGAATGTCCCGGCACGGAAAGCACTGCTGAAATTGGGAGCTGTAGAGGAGGGTGTGCTGAGAAGCCATACGCTACTGGCAAACGGCAGACGAAGGGATAGTATTTACTACAGCGTGCTTCAAGAAGAATGGGATTCAATCAACAAGAGAGCTGGTCAGCCTTAG
- a CDS encoding Nramp family divalent metal transporter, with protein MNLKSIFKNLGPGPIVAAAFIGPGTVTVCTLAGVNFGFSLLWALGLSVVSTVVLQEISGRIGLVTGKDLSQLIRSQQGHPVIRCFSMILVLIAIGLGNAAYESGNISGANLGLQVFWEAPKLVFPGFEVHSGNLFIGFLAFALLWLGNYKTLERVLVGLVIFMSLAFISTAILTNPDWGEVMTGFLPVWNDASLPTLVALIGTTVVPYNLFLYASLAKNRWSGSADIPWMRRDIVIAIVLGGMVSMAILIVGSTNSGSEINNALDVSKGLEGVFGKFAQYLMGFGLIAAGLTSSLTAPLAAGLVICGIMGWDQSIHSKTMRASMGTIVLLGLAFASLGVKPIQLITLAQLANGFLLPLVSGWIIRIVCQRSIMGDFRNKPVHTFLAVGIWLVMLFLGLKSIMAVLKIGV; from the coding sequence TTGAATCTTAAATCCATCTTCAAAAACCTAGGCCCCGGCCCTATCGTCGCTGCAGCCTTTATCGGGCCGGGCACCGTCACGGTATGCACACTGGCAGGAGTAAATTTTGGTTTTTCCTTACTTTGGGCCTTAGGGTTATCCGTTGTCTCCACAGTGGTACTGCAGGAGATTTCGGGCAGGATTGGCTTAGTGACCGGCAAGGATTTGAGTCAGCTCATCCGGAGCCAACAAGGCCATCCTGTTATTCGCTGTTTTTCTATGATATTGGTATTGATAGCCATAGGCTTGGGAAATGCCGCATACGAGTCAGGTAATATTTCAGGGGCTAATTTAGGTTTGCAGGTATTTTGGGAAGCACCTAAGTTAGTTTTTCCCGGCTTTGAAGTTCATTCCGGCAATCTGTTTATAGGGTTCCTTGCTTTCGCATTACTTTGGCTGGGCAATTATAAAACCCTAGAACGAGTGCTGGTGGGCTTGGTGATCTTTATGTCCTTAGCCTTTATAAGTACCGCTATTCTTACCAATCCTGACTGGGGGGAAGTTATGACAGGTTTTTTACCGGTATGGAATGATGCGAGCCTACCAACGCTCGTGGCTTTAATAGGGACCACAGTCGTGCCTTACAATCTTTTTCTCTATGCCAGCTTAGCAAAAAACAGGTGGTCAGGTTCGGCAGATATTCCTTGGATGCGGAGAGATATAGTCATTGCCATCGTGCTAGGTGGCATGGTGTCCATGGCCATACTGATAGTGGGCTCTACCAATTCCGGCAGTGAAATCAACAATGCACTGGATGTGTCTAAAGGACTGGAAGGAGTCTTTGGGAAATTTGCCCAATACCTCATGGGTTTTGGGTTAATAGCCGCAGGGCTTACATCCAGTCTCACGGCTCCGCTGGCTGCAGGATTGGTTATCTGCGGGATAATGGGTTGGGACCAATCGATCCATTCCAAAACCATGAGAGCTTCCATGGGAACAATTGTCTTGTTGGGTTTGGCGTTCGCCTCCTTGGGAGTCAAACCTATACAATTGATTACCTTGGCACAATTGGCCAACGGGTTTCTTTTGCCTCTGGTCAGTGGATGGATTATCCGGATCGTATGTCAACGAAGCATCATGGGCGATTTCAGAAATAAGCCAGTGCACACCTTTCTCGCTGTCGGCATTTGGCTGGTGATGCTTTTCTTAGGGCTGAAAAGTATTATGGCCGTGTTGAAGATTGGTGTTTAA
- a CDS encoding DNA recombination protein RmuC: MSKELEFALAQSRREASENLANQFQLVFNSIRANSKDQNEALKTFGEVFRQNVQEFNVLQKEKFEDLNRRQEDLMKTTELRLEKIRETVDEKLQKTLETRLGQSFELVSNQLQAVQKGLGEMQNLANGVGDLKRVLTNVKSRGVLGEYQLHAILENLLSPDQYILNAEVGKGNRERVEFAVKMPGQHESVVLPIDSKFPQESYLRLVDAYDMALKPEIEICRNELFKAVKKAAQEIQSKYINAPYTTDFAILFLPVESLYAEILREPGLSQQIQQDYKIVVTGPTTLSAILNSLQMGFRTLAIQKRSSEVWQVLGAIKTEFGKFGDLIERTQKKLSEANSELDKLVGARTRVIQRKLKNIQELPDAESSKLLED; the protein is encoded by the coding sequence ATGAGCAAAGAACTTGAATTTGCCTTGGCTCAGTCAAGGAGAGAGGCAAGCGAGAATCTGGCGAACCAGTTTCAGTTGGTGTTCAATAGTATCCGAGCTAACTCCAAAGATCAAAATGAGGCTTTGAAAACTTTTGGGGAGGTTTTTCGCCAGAATGTACAAGAATTTAATGTGTTGCAGAAGGAGAAGTTTGAAGATCTGAACAGGAGGCAGGAAGATCTGATGAAAACGACCGAGCTGAGGCTGGAAAAGATACGTGAGACCGTCGATGAGAAACTTCAGAAAACATTGGAAACCCGACTGGGGCAGTCTTTTGAGCTAGTGAGCAACCAGCTTCAGGCAGTGCAGAAGGGTCTGGGTGAGATGCAGAACTTGGCAAATGGAGTAGGGGATCTAAAGCGGGTATTGACTAACGTAAAAAGCCGTGGGGTGCTGGGAGAGTACCAGCTGCATGCAATATTGGAGAATTTGTTGTCACCGGACCAATATATTCTGAATGCCGAAGTAGGAAAAGGCAACAGGGAAAGGGTGGAGTTCGCAGTGAAGATGCCAGGGCAACACGAATCAGTAGTATTGCCTATTGACTCAAAGTTTCCTCAGGAATCTTATTTAAGATTGGTGGATGCGTATGATATGGCTTTAAAGCCGGAGATAGAGATCTGTAGGAATGAGCTTTTCAAAGCTGTCAAAAAAGCTGCTCAGGAAATCCAAAGCAAATATATCAATGCTCCTTATACCACGGATTTTGCAATACTTTTTCTTCCTGTGGAAAGTCTCTATGCCGAGATTCTCAGGGAGCCTGGCCTGTCTCAGCAGATCCAGCAAGACTATAAAATCGTGGTGACTGGGCCAACCACACTCTCTGCGATTTTAAACAGTCTTCAGATGGGCTTTAGAACCCTGGCTATCCAAAAAAGGAGTTCTGAGGTATGGCAGGTTTTGGGAGCGATCAAGACGGAATTCGGTAAGTTTGGAGACTTGATAGAAAGGACTCAGAAAAAATTGTCTGAGGCTAATTCAGAACTGGATAAACTGGTGGGGGCCAGAACACGGGTGATCCAAAGAAAGCTCAAAAATATTCAGGAGTTGCCAGATGCAGAGAGCAGCAAGCTTCTGGAGGATTGA
- the trkA gene encoding Trk system potassium transporter TrkA: protein MGMNIVIAGAGDMGYHLAEQLSYDNKDITLIDTDREVLDYVASKLDVLTVQGDATSFEILTRANVNRASMVLCVTTSEKTNIVTAVLAKQLGAKRVMARVRNHSYMETDNLTYFKNLGIDNLISPTMLCSKHIFNMIENSSFTEVFDFEGGKLNIVGITLDQSNPLVNQRILDTKTNPIFEDIRIIAILRDQKTIIPRGSTIIRNNDHVFFISNKKNTQTIMEVLGQEKHTIKNVMIIGGDDMALTTALRLEDHYRVTLINKDKERCKWLAENLKSSLVINGDYKNVELLIEEGLEQMDAFLALTDSSETNIIASLTAKNHGVYKTIAHVDTREYIHISHSIGVDSLINKKLVAANEISRFLKKGTVEAVSGIYGVDAEFIQYSVCKNNRLIKKPLRELHFPDSAIVAGVIRGEQVFIPDGDFQLDLNDKAIVLALPEAKTALEKLFH from the coding sequence ATGGGGATGAATATTGTGATTGCCGGCGCCGGAGATATGGGATATCACCTCGCTGAGCAATTAAGTTACGATAATAAGGATATCACGTTAATCGATACTGATAGAGAAGTCTTGGACTATGTAGCTTCCAAACTTGATGTGTTGACCGTGCAGGGTGACGCTACTTCATTCGAAATCCTCACGCGGGCCAATGTAAACCGTGCCAGTATGGTGTTGTGTGTCACCACCTCCGAGAAAACCAACATAGTTACGGCGGTATTGGCGAAGCAGCTTGGTGCAAAACGTGTGATGGCCAGAGTCAGAAACCATTCTTATATGGAGACTGATAACTTAACCTATTTCAAAAACCTGGGGATAGATAATTTGATTTCCCCTACTATGCTTTGCAGCAAGCATATCTTCAATATGATCGAAAATTCCAGTTTTACGGAGGTTTTTGATTTTGAAGGAGGGAAACTGAATATTGTTGGGATCACCTTGGATCAAAGTAATCCCTTGGTCAATCAGCGGATTTTGGATACTAAGACCAACCCTATTTTTGAGGATATCCGTATCATAGCCATACTTCGTGACCAAAAGACCATTATCCCCCGGGGAAGTACCATTATCCGGAATAATGACCATGTGTTTTTCATTTCCAACAAGAAAAACACCCAAACAATCATGGAGGTACTCGGGCAGGAGAAGCACACCATCAAGAATGTAATGATCATCGGTGGGGATGACATGGCACTGACTACTGCATTGCGACTGGAAGATCACTACCGGGTGACCTTGATCAATAAAGATAAGGAACGGTGCAAGTGGCTAGCTGAAAACCTCAAGAGTTCTTTGGTAATCAATGGTGATTATAAAAATGTAGAATTGCTTATAGAAGAAGGCCTTGAGCAGATGGATGCGTTTCTGGCATTGACCGATTCTTCGGAGACAAACATCATAGCAAGTCTTACAGCCAAAAACCACGGGGTCTATAAGACTATTGCCCATGTAGATACACGGGAATATATTCATATTTCCCATAGTATTGGTGTGGATTCTCTGATCAATAAAAAGCTGGTAGCTGCAAATGAGATTTCGAGATTTCTAAAAAAAGGAACTGTTGAGGCAGTTTCGGGCATATATGGGGTGGATGCCGAGTTTATCCAATATTCTGTTTGTAAGAATAACAGGTTGATCAAAAAACCGCTGAGGGAATTGCACTTCCCGGATTCTGCCATAGTGGCCGGGGTCATTCGTGGAGAACAGGTATTTATTCCTGATGGGGATTTTCAGCTAGATCTCAATGACAAAGCAATCGTATTGGCTTTACCCGAGGCTAAAACTGCCTTAGAAAAACTCTTTCATTAA
- a CDS encoding TrkH family potassium uptake protein, whose protein sequence is MIHFKEIGKIMGALLVLISLLMLPGMIFSIYFDEDPWPILSSAVITMIIGLILFFSFSKQDQNIRKREGYLIVALSWVFMAGFGMLPYVFSQQIGGFANTLFETMSGLTTTGASILTDIEAMPKGLLFWRSMTQWIGGLGIIVLTVAIFPLLGIGGIELFVAESPGPTSDKVHPRISETAKRLWYVYVGLTVLATLLYWAGGMTFFDAINHALTTMATGGFSTKNASMAYYDSAFIQYVAIVFMFLAGTNFTVIYFGLIGKFRRVLRSDEFKTYGLALLGISIILYFPISTIEPSSELAFRKSLFQVVSLVTTTGYVTDDYTKYSQGVTFICFMLLFMGGSAGSTAGGIKFVRHLTFIKNSWLEFKRLVHPRAIVPLIINGDRVTGRIITHIMNFLLIYLLTFVLGALALSLMGYDLPTSLGAVATSLGNVGPGIGAVGPVDNFAFFSPTAKIFLSFIMLLGRLELFTILILFTPYFWRAN, encoded by the coding sequence ATGATTCATTTTAAAGAAATCGGGAAAATCATGGGGGCACTCTTAGTGCTGATATCCTTACTGATGCTTCCCGGGATGATTTTTTCTATCTATTTTGACGAGGATCCCTGGCCGATATTGAGTTCTGCGGTGATCACAATGATCATAGGATTGATTCTGTTTTTCTCTTTTTCCAAGCAGGATCAGAATATCCGAAAAAGAGAAGGGTACCTCATCGTTGCCCTAAGCTGGGTTTTTATGGCTGGCTTTGGTATGCTTCCCTATGTTTTTAGCCAGCAGATAGGTGGCTTTGCCAATACCCTTTTCGAAACCATGTCTGGGCTCACAACTACAGGCGCATCGATTTTGACCGATATAGAGGCTATGCCCAAGGGTTTGCTTTTTTGGAGAAGTATGACCCAGTGGATAGGTGGATTGGGGATTATCGTTTTGACAGTGGCTATATTTCCTTTGTTGGGAATAGGGGGGATTGAACTGTTTGTAGCTGAATCGCCCGGCCCTACTTCTGATAAGGTTCACCCTCGGATATCTGAGACGGCAAAGCGTCTCTGGTATGTGTATGTTGGACTTACCGTTTTAGCAACTTTGCTTTATTGGGCAGGAGGAATGACCTTTTTTGATGCGATCAACCATGCGCTCACTACGATGGCCACGGGAGGTTTTTCTACAAAAAATGCCAGTATGGCTTATTATGATTCCGCATTCATACAATATGTGGCGATTGTTTTTATGTTTTTGGCAGGTACCAACTTCACTGTGATCTATTTTGGGTTGATAGGGAAATTTAGAAGAGTATTGCGGAGTGATGAGTTCAAGACTTACGGTTTGGCTTTATTAGGAATTTCCATCATCCTGTATTTTCCTATTTCCACTATAGAACCCAGTTCTGAATTAGCTTTTAGAAAATCCCTGTTTCAGGTGGTTTCTCTGGTGACGACTACCGGCTATGTGACGGATGATTATACCAAGTACAGTCAAGGGGTTACTTTTATATGTTTTATGTTGCTTTTTATGGGAGGAAGTGCAGGTTCTACAGCGGGTGGAATCAAGTTTGTAAGACACCTCACTTTCATCAAGAATTCCTGGCTCGAGTTCAAACGCTTAGTGCATCCTAGAGCCATCGTCCCCTTGATCATTAATGGGGATCGGGTGACAGGGCGTATTATCACGCACATCATGAATTTTCTCCTGATTTATCTGTTGACGTTTGTGCTGGGAGCTTTGGCACTTTCCCTGATGGGTTATGATCTGCCTACCTCACTGGGGGCAGTGGCTACTTCACTTGGGAATGTAGGGCCTGGAATCGGGGCTGTAGGTCCGGTGGATAATTTTGCGTTTTTCTCACCCACTGCAAAGATTTTCCTGTCTTTCATAATGCTTCTGGGCAGGTTGGAGCTATTTACCATTTTGATCCTGTTTACTCCTTATTTCTGGAGAGCAAATTAA